From Novosphingobium decolorationis, one genomic window encodes:
- the glgX gene encoding glycogen debranching protein GlgX — MTRLGAQVQGGATRFAVRAPRAEQVWLCLFDDTGAETRREMHREGEVWTLECPGDLSGALYGYRAQGTWAPEDGLWFDPAKLLVDPYAVELDRRFVQDPALARSGEDTAHLVPRARVPVPYDPMVVEPALLRPGGLVYEINVRAFTMCHPKVPEAMRGTVAALAHPAVLAHLRKLGVGAVELMPIVAWIDERHLPPLGLVNAWGYNPVAMMALDPGLCPGGVAELRATVATLREHGIGVVLDLVFNHSGESDREGGVLSLRGLDNAAYAHAGDGSLINDTGCGNTLDFANPAVRALTCAALRHFVEQAGVDGFRFDLAPVLARGPGFAADAPIFAEIAADPVLADRILIAEPWDIGPGGYQLGQFPENWLEWNDRFRDDVRRFWKGEAGVGELATRLAGSSDVFGESSPQRPCRSVNFLAAHDGFTLADTVSYAQRHNAANGENNRDGHGENHSWNHGAEGPSADPAIQAARRRDLKAMLATLFASTGTIMLTAGDEFGRSQRGNNNAYCQDNPIGWVDWSTRDLDLEDHVARLSSLRREAQALLAALPQETRWLAGSDQPMTVADWEDPARAALHLVRAQAPGGRALHLTLDRDAREVSFAWKDA, encoded by the coding sequence ATGACCCGGCTGGGTGCGCAGGTGCAAGGCGGGGCCACCCGTTTTGCGGTGCGCGCGCCCCGGGCCGAGCAGGTCTGGCTCTGCCTGTTCGACGATACGGGCGCCGAAACGCGCCGCGAAATGCACCGCGAGGGAGAGGTCTGGACGCTGGAGTGCCCCGGGGACCTCTCCGGCGCGCTCTACGGATACCGTGCGCAGGGAACCTGGGCGCCCGAGGACGGGCTCTGGTTCGATCCGGCCAAACTCCTGGTGGACCCTTACGCCGTAGAGCTGGACCGCCGCTTCGTGCAGGACCCGGCGCTCGCCCGCTCCGGCGAGGACACGGCCCACCTCGTACCGCGCGCGCGGGTCCCGGTACCGTACGATCCCATGGTGGTCGAGCCTGCGCTCCTGCGCCCCGGTGGGCTGGTCTACGAGATCAACGTGCGCGCCTTCACCATGTGCCATCCTAAGGTGCCCGAGGCCATGCGCGGGACCGTGGCCGCGCTCGCGCACCCTGCGGTCCTTGCCCATTTGCGCAAGCTGGGTGTCGGCGCGGTGGAACTGATGCCGATCGTCGCCTGGATCGACGAGCGCCACTTGCCCCCGCTCGGGCTGGTCAACGCCTGGGGGTACAATCCGGTCGCGATGATGGCGCTCGACCCCGGCCTGTGCCCCGGCGGCGTGGCCGAATTGCGGGCAACTGTCGCCACTTTGCGCGAACACGGCATCGGGGTGGTGCTCGATCTGGTCTTCAACCATTCGGGCGAAAGCGACCGCGAGGGCGGCGTGCTTTCGCTGCGCGGGCTCGACAACGCGGCCTATGCCCACGCGGGCGATGGTTCGCTCATCAACGATACCGGCTGCGGCAATACGCTCGATTTTGCGAACCCGGCGGTGCGCGCGCTGACCTGCGCGGCCTTGCGCCACTTCGTCGAACAGGCCGGTGTCGATGGCTTCCGCTTCGATCTCGCGCCCGTCCTCGCGCGGGGGCCCGGCTTCGCAGCCGATGCCCCCATCTTCGCCGAGATCGCCGCCGACCCGGTGCTGGCGGACCGCATCCTCATCGCCGAGCCCTGGGACATCGGCCCAGGGGGCTACCAGCTGGGCCAGTTCCCCGAAAACTGGCTCGAATGGAACGACCGCTTCCGCGACGATGTGCGCCGCTTCTGGAAGGGCGAGGCAGGCGTGGGCGAACTGGCGACGCGGCTGGCGGGATCGAGCGACGTGTTTGGGGAAAGTTCGCCGCAGCGCCCCTGCCGTTCGGTCAATTTCCTCGCCGCGCACGACGGATTCACGCTGGCGGACACGGTCTCCTATGCCCAGCGCCACAACGCGGCGAATGGTGAGAATAACCGCGATGGCCACGGCGAGAACCACAGCTGGAACCACGGCGCCGAAGGGCCAAGCGCGGACCCGGCGATCCAGGCGGCGCGGCGGCGCGATCTGAAGGCCATGCTCGCCACGCTGTTCGCCTCGACCGGGACGATCATGTTGACGGCGGGCGATGAGTTCGGCCGCAGCCAGCGGGGCAACAACAACGCCTATTGCCAGGACAATCCAATCGGCTGGGTGGACTGGTCGACGCGCGATTTGGACCTGGAAGACCATGTCGCGCGCCTCTCTTCACTGCGCCGCGAGGCACAGGCCCTTCTGGCCGCGCTCCCGCAGGAAACGCGCTGGCTGGCCGGATCGGACCAGCCCATGACCGTGGCCGATTGGGAAGACCCGGCCCGCGCCGCGCTGCACCTCGTGCGGGCGCAGGCGCCCGGCGGCAGGGCCTTGCATCTGACCCTCGACAGGGATGCGCGTGA
- the glgA gene encoding glycogen synthase GlgA, with the protein MPDIRVLSVASEAVPLVKTGGLADVVGALPGALADEGVALSTLLPGYPSVLKALGRARAVHTWPDLFGGPARLLAGKLGAHPLYVLDAPDLFTREGLPYADAAGRDWPDNWRRFCALGRAAADVAGGAVVVRGKAQRFDLLHAHDWQGAMAAAYTRYAPFGGAAVPSVVTVHNIAFQGRFEAAIFAETGLPSRAWHMQGVEYYGGFGMLKAGLFCADAITTVSPTYAREIRSPRFGMGLEGLIAERGSAVHGILNGIDGELWNPAHDASLAATYTARTLGRKALNTRALEAEFGLVEEDGPLFVAITRLTWQKGMDLLPEMADHLVALGARLAVLGSGDADLEAQLRAVAARHPGRVAVRIGYDEGLSHRMQAGGDAILIPSRFEPCGLTQLYGLAYGCVPVVARTGGLADTVIDANPAALAAGVATGIQFDGVDAQNVAAAIERTVALYGQKDDWQRLQKNGMKADFSWGASGRAYARLYRDLIG; encoded by the coding sequence TTGCCCGATATTCGTGTCCTGTCCGTCGCTTCGGAGGCGGTTCCGCTGGTCAAGACGGGCGGGCTCGCCGATGTCGTGGGGGCGCTTCCGGGCGCGCTGGCGGACGAGGGCGTGGCTCTCAGCACGCTGCTTCCGGGCTACCCTTCGGTGCTCAAGGCGCTGGGCCGCGCGCGCGCGGTTCACACCTGGCCGGACCTGTTCGGCGGCCCGGCGCGCCTCCTTGCCGGCAAGCTGGGCGCGCATCCGCTCTATGTCCTCGACGCGCCCGATCTCTTTACGCGTGAAGGGCTCCCCTACGCCGACGCGGCGGGGAGGGACTGGCCCGACAACTGGCGGCGTTTCTGCGCGCTGGGCCGCGCGGCAGCCGATGTCGCGGGCGGGGCGGTCGTGGTGCGCGGCAAGGCGCAGCGCTTCGATCTGCTCCACGCCCATGACTGGCAAGGCGCGATGGCCGCGGCCTACACCCGCTACGCGCCCTTTGGCGGCGCGGCTGTGCCCAGCGTGGTCACGGTCCACAACATTGCCTTCCAGGGCCGTTTCGAGGCCGCGATCTTTGCCGAGACGGGCCTGCCGAGCCGGGCCTGGCACATGCAGGGCGTGGAATATTACGGCGGCTTCGGGATGCTCAAGGCGGGGCTTTTCTGCGCCGATGCGATCACCACCGTCAGCCCGACCTATGCGCGCGAGATCCGCAGTCCGCGCTTTGGCATGGGCCTGGAAGGCCTGATCGCCGAGCGCGGCAGCGCGGTGCACGGCATTCTCAACGGCATCGATGGGGAGCTGTGGAACCCGGCCCACGACGCCAGCCTTGCCGCGACCTACACCGCGCGCACGTTGGGCCGAAAGGCGCTCAACACGCGCGCGCTCGAGGCCGAGTTCGGTCTGGTCGAGGAGGACGGCCCGCTCTTCGTCGCGATTACGCGCCTCACCTGGCAGAAGGGCATGGACCTCCTGCCCGAGATGGCCGACCACCTTGTGGCCCTGGGCGCGCGGCTGGCGGTGCTGGGGTCGGGCGATGCCGACCTCGAAGCGCAGCTGCGCGCGGTGGCCGCGCGCCATCCGGGCCGCGTTGCGGTGCGCATCGGCTATGACGAGGGGCTGTCCCACCGCATGCAGGCGGGCGGCGATGCCATCCTCATCCCCTCGCGGTTTGAGCCTTGCGGCCTCACCCAGCTTTACGGCCTCGCCTATGGCTGTGTTCCCGTGGTCGCCCGCACCGGAGGGCTGGCCGACACCGTGATCGACGCCAATCCGGCCGCGCTCGCCGCAGGTGTGGCGACAGGCATCCAGTTCGACGGTGTGGACGCCCAGAACGTGGCCGCGGCCATCGAACGCACGGTCGCGCTCTACGGCCAGAAGGACGACTGGCAGCGCCTCCAGAAGAACGGGATGAAGGCCGATTTCTCGTGGGGGGCGAGTGGGCGGGCCTACGCGCGGCTCTACCGGGACCTGATCGGATGA
- the glgC gene encoding glucose-1-phosphate adenylyltransferase, whose translation MKTPSPQPLARDAMAYVLAGGRGSRLKELTDNRAKPAVYFGGMSRIIDFALSNAINSGIRRIGVATQYKAHSLIRHMNRAWNFMRPERNESFDILPASQRISEYMWYEGTADAVFQNIDIIAAHAPRYMVILAGDHIYKMDYEVMLREHVESGADVTVGCLTVPRADATAFGVMHVDDNDFITSFLEKPEDPPGIPGDPEHALASMGIYVFETEFLFEQLRRDAADPDSRRDFGGDIIPYIVRHGKAKAHRFTASCIRAAEEIEEYWRDVGTVDAYFEANLDLTDTVPKLDMYDRDWPIWTDTVVAAPAKFVHDQDGRRGQAISSLISQDCIVSGSLARRSLLFTGVKMGSWSQVNEAVILPYCNIGRNARLSRVVIDSGVRIPEGLVVGEDPELDAVRFRRTEKGVCLITKAMIDRLEL comes from the coding sequence ATGAAGACCCCCAGTCCACAACCCCTTGCGCGCGATGCCATGGCCTACGTCCTGGCCGGTGGGCGCGGTAGCCGGCTCAAGGAGCTGACCGACAACCGGGCCAAGCCTGCGGTCTACTTCGGGGGCATGAGCCGGATCATCGACTTTGCGCTGTCCAACGCGATCAATTCGGGCATCCGGCGCATTGGCGTTGCCACCCAGTACAAGGCGCATAGCCTGATCCGGCACATGAACCGGGCCTGGAACTTCATGCGTCCTGAACGCAACGAGAGCTTCGACATCCTGCCGGCCTCGCAGCGCATCTCGGAGTACATGTGGTACGAGGGCACGGCCGATGCGGTGTTCCAGAACATCGACATCATCGCCGCCCACGCGCCGCGCTACATGGTGATCCTGGCGGGCGACCACATCTACAAGATGGACTACGAGGTCATGCTGCGCGAGCACGTGGAATCGGGCGCGGACGTGACCGTGGGCTGCCTCACCGTCCCGCGCGCCGATGCGACGGCGTTCGGTGTGATGCACGTCGATGACAACGACTTCATCACCTCGTTCCTCGAAAAGCCCGAGGATCCGCCGGGCATCCCGGGCGATCCGGAACACGCGCTCGCCTCCATGGGCATCTACGTGTTCGAGACCGAGTTCCTCTTCGAGCAGCTGCGGCGCGACGCGGCCGACCCTGATTCCCGGCGCGATTTCGGCGGCGACATCATCCCCTACATCGTCCGGCACGGGAAGGCGAAGGCGCACCGCTTCACCGCCTCGTGCATCCGCGCGGCCGAGGAAATCGAGGAATACTGGCGCGATGTCGGCACCGTGGATGCCTACTTCGAGGCCAACCTCGACCTTACCGACACCGTCCCCAAGCTCGACATGTACGACCGCGACTGGCCGATCTGGACCGACACCGTGGTCGCTGCACCCGCCAAGTTCGTCCACGACCAGGACGGGCGGCGCGGGCAGGCGATCTCCTCGCTCATCAGCCAGGACTGCATCGTCTCGGGCTCGCTCGCGCGCCGCTCGCTGCTCTTTACGGGCGTGAAGATGGGCAGCTGGTCGCAGGTCAACGAGGCGGTGATCCTCCCCTACTGCAACATCGGGCGCAACGCGCGGCTCAGCCGGGTGGTCATCGATTCGGGCGTGCGCATCCCCGAAGGCCTTGTCGTGGGCGAGGACCCCGAGCTTGACGCGGTGCGCTTTCGCCGTACCGAGAAGGGCGTGTGCCTCATCACCAAGGCCATGATCGACCGGCTGGAGCTTTAG